One Streptomyces coeruleorubidus DNA segment encodes these proteins:
- a CDS encoding ATP-binding protein yields the protein MRDPLSVLTDAFTSFLFGKVETTRLPVRTSTGQAQAVYLPTAAPGLGDSGVIIGREVYSGKGYIYDPFQLYGQQLPAPHWLVLGESGNGKSALEKTYVLRQLRFRDRQVVVLDAQGEDGVGEWNLIAQELGITPIRLDPMAALDMGIRLNPLDPAITSTGQLALLRTIIEVAMGHGLDERSGFALKVAHAYVNETIVDRQPVLSDIVEQLRHPEPESAEAMNVAIDDVRAWGLDVALVLDRLVDGDLRGMFDGPTTVGIDLDAPLIVFDLSHIDRNSIAMPILMAIVGVWLEHTWIRPDRKKRIFLVEEAWHIINSPFVAQLFQRLLKFGRRLGLSFVAVVHHLSDVVDGAAAKEAAAILKMASTRTIYAQKADEARATGRVLGLPRWAVEIIPTLTPGIAVWDVNGNVQVVKHLVTETERPLVFTDRAMTESSADLADDDALHAAELEAEERAAAFVEHHLGDSESTVA from the coding sequence ATGCGGGACCCGCTGTCCGTCCTCACCGACGCCTTCACCTCCTTCCTCTTCGGGAAGGTCGAGACGACCCGGCTCCCGGTGCGCACGTCCACGGGCCAGGCCCAGGCGGTCTACCTGCCGACCGCCGCCCCGGGCCTCGGCGACTCCGGCGTCATCATCGGCCGCGAGGTGTACTCCGGAAAGGGCTACATCTACGACCCCTTCCAGCTCTACGGCCAGCAGCTCCCCGCCCCCCACTGGCTGGTCCTCGGCGAGTCCGGCAACGGCAAGTCGGCGCTGGAGAAGACGTACGTCCTGCGCCAGCTCCGCTTCCGCGACCGCCAGGTCGTCGTCCTGGACGCCCAGGGCGAGGACGGGGTCGGCGAGTGGAACCTCATCGCGCAGGAGCTGGGGATAACTCCCATCAGGCTGGACCCGATGGCGGCCCTGGACATGGGTATCCGGCTCAACCCGCTCGACCCCGCGATCACGAGCACGGGCCAGCTCGCGCTGCTCCGGACCATCATCGAGGTCGCGATGGGGCACGGCCTGGACGAGCGCTCCGGCTTCGCCCTGAAGGTCGCGCACGCCTACGTCAACGAGACCATCGTGGACCGCCAGCCGGTCCTGTCCGACATCGTCGAGCAGCTGCGCCACCCCGAGCCCGAGTCGGCCGAGGCGATGAACGTCGCCATAGACGACGTACGGGCCTGGGGCCTGGACGTGGCACTGGTCCTGGACCGTCTCGTCGACGGTGACCTGCGCGGCATGTTCGACGGCCCCACCACGGTCGGCATCGACCTGGACGCCCCGCTGATCGTCTTCGACCTCTCCCACATCGACCGCAACTCCATCGCCATGCCCATCCTCATGGCGATCGTCGGCGTGTGGCTGGAGCACACCTGGATCCGCCCCGACCGGAAGAAGCGCATCTTCCTGGTCGAGGAGGCCTGGCACATCATCAACAGCCCCTTCGTGGCACAGCTGTTCCAGCGCCTGCTGAAGTTCGGCCGACGGCTGGGTCTGTCGTTCGTGGCGGTGGTCCACCACCTGTCGGACGTGGTGGACGGCGCGGCGGCGAAGGAGGCGGCGGCGATCCTGAAGATGGCCTCGACCAGAACGATCTACGCCCAGAAGGCGGACGAGGCGAGGGCGACGGGCCGCGTCCTGGGCCTGCCCCGCTGGGCCGTCGAGATCATCCCGACCCTCACCCCCGGCATCGCCGTCTGGGACGTCAACGGCAACGTCCAGGTCGTCAAACACCTGGTCACGGAGACCGAACGCCCACTGGTCTTCACCGACCGCGCGATGACCGAGTCCTCCGCGGACCTCGCGGACGACGACGCCCTGCACGCCGCCGAACTCGAGGCGGAGGAACGGGCGGCGGCCTTCGTGGAGCACCACCTGGGCGACTCCGAGTCGACGGTGGCGTAG
- a CDS encoding MarR family winged helix-turn-helix transcriptional regulator: MGDNPGPSEPTLEEQIAAYQREFQDLDPQVEQIVSALSRLNRRMNVAYGRQTAALGISNAEWEVLKALVLSGAPYRLGPSDLAKRLGLTPAAMTHRIDRMVGEGLVTRERDESNRVRVIVELTTGGREKWLEAMRLASVFEEDLLQDLSPEERTALGEVLTRLLRRVEDAQPDAGGRLSDLD; the protein is encoded by the coding sequence ATGGGCGACAACCCCGGCCCCAGCGAGCCGACCCTCGAAGAACAGATCGCCGCGTACCAACGCGAGTTCCAGGACCTCGACCCCCAGGTGGAGCAGATCGTCTCGGCCCTGTCCCGCCTGAACCGCCGCATGAATGTCGCCTACGGCCGTCAGACCGCGGCCCTCGGCATCAGCAACGCCGAGTGGGAGGTCCTCAAGGCCCTCGTCCTCTCCGGCGCCCCCTACCGTCTGGGCCCCAGCGACCTCGCGAAGCGCCTGGGCCTGACCCCGGCCGCCATGACCCACCGCATCGACCGCATGGTCGGCGAAGGACTGGTCACCCGGGAGCGGGACGAGTCCAACCGGGTCCGCGTCATCGTCGAGCTCACCACTGGAGGTCGTGAGAAATGGCTGGAGGCGATGCGCCTGGCGTCGGTCTTCGAGGAGGACCTGCTCCAGGACCTGTCCCCGGAGGAGCGCACCGCGCTCGGCGAGGTCCTCACCCGCCTCCTGCGCCGAGTCGAAGACGCCCAGCCGGACGCCGGCGGCCGCCTCTCCGACCTGGACTGA
- a CDS encoding ATP-binding SpoIIE family protein phosphatase, whose protein sequence is MNFTRWSARLPGTQRRAAARTEQTASPDRRGEGSVPAARAEQLTDEPPPVPAVDELRVREVLDRVPSLVALVHGPDHRIAYVNDAYRTAFGVRPLGERAREALPELDALGLFPLLDQVQRSGKPRTVKSRKAPDGRSYTFTCTPVAQGDGKGGGDGRGVLVFATDVTDHAEAAERLRASERRQRETAVTLQRSLLPQELEEPDDLRIAATYHPGGTEAAVGGDWYDVITLGGGRTALVIGDVMGRGVRAAAVMGQLRTAVRAYARLDLPPHEVLQLLDGLAAEIDANQIATCAYAVHDPNEGKLVYSSAGHLPILVRDENGTVLRADEPTGPPLGTGGWMHTSGSIPLGPGSTAVLYTDGLVERRDADLDEGIAALESALAGATGTPQVVCDRLVRSAGVTPDHDDDVAVLVLQHPARTGPESELFRNAALDLLGGVEAAPRARAFASGVLTSWRFPADLHDLGVLATSELVANSLQHGTPPMRLRLRRTDRRLIIEVTDGDDHLPRRRRAEPGDESGRGIAIVATIASSWGCRRTPGGGKAVWCEFALPRTQTT, encoded by the coding sequence GTGAACTTCACGCGCTGGAGCGCCCGGCTCCCCGGAACGCAGCGCCGCGCCGCAGCGCGGACCGAGCAGACGGCCTCCCCGGACCGGCGGGGGGAAGGTTCCGTACCCGCCGCCCGTGCCGAACAACTGACCGACGAGCCGCCGCCCGTACCCGCCGTCGACGAACTGCGGGTGCGCGAGGTCCTCGACCGCGTCCCGTCCCTCGTCGCCCTGGTCCACGGCCCCGACCACCGCATCGCCTACGTCAACGACGCCTACAGGACCGCCTTCGGCGTACGCCCCCTCGGCGAACGCGCCCGCGAGGCCCTCCCCGAACTGGACGCCCTCGGCCTGTTCCCCCTCCTGGACCAGGTCCAGCGCAGTGGCAAGCCCCGCACGGTCAAGTCCCGCAAGGCCCCCGACGGCCGCTCCTACACCTTCACCTGCACCCCGGTCGCCCAGGGCGACGGCAAGGGCGGCGGCGACGGCCGCGGAGTGCTCGTCTTCGCCACGGACGTCACCGACCACGCCGAAGCCGCCGAGCGCCTGCGCGCCAGCGAACGCCGCCAGCGCGAAACGGCGGTGACCCTCCAGAGGTCACTGCTCCCCCAGGAGCTCGAAGAACCCGACGACCTGCGCATCGCCGCCACGTACCACCCCGGAGGCACGGAGGCCGCCGTCGGCGGCGACTGGTACGACGTCATCACCCTCGGCGGCGGCCGCACGGCCCTCGTCATCGGTGACGTCATGGGCCGCGGCGTCCGCGCCGCAGCGGTCATGGGCCAGCTCCGCACGGCGGTCCGCGCTTACGCCCGCCTCGACCTGCCCCCGCACGAGGTCCTCCAGCTCCTCGACGGCCTGGCAGCCGAGATCGACGCCAACCAGATCGCCACGTGCGCGTACGCGGTCCACGACCCGAACGAGGGCAAGCTCGTCTACTCCTCGGCGGGCCACCTCCCCATCCTCGTCCGCGACGAGAACGGCACGGTCCTGCGCGCCGACGAACCCACCGGCCCGCCGCTCGGCACCGGCGGCTGGATGCACACCTCGGGCTCGATCCCCCTCGGCCCCGGCTCCACGGCCGTCCTCTACACGGACGGCCTGGTGGAGCGCCGCGACGCCGACCTGGACGAGGGCATCGCCGCCCTGGAAAGCGCCCTGGCCGGCGCCACCGGCACACCCCAGGTCGTCTGCGACCGCCTGGTCCGCTCGGCGGGCGTGACCCCCGACCACGACGACGACGTGGCCGTCCTGGTCCTCCAGCACCCGGCCCGGACGGGCCCGGAGAGCGAGCTGTTCCGCAACGCCGCGCTGGACCTCCTGGGCGGCGTGGAAGCGGCCCCACGCGCGCGTGCCTTCGCCTCCGGCGTCCTGACCAGCTGGCGCTTCCCCGCCGATCTGCACGACCTGGGCGTCCTGGCCACCAGCGAACTGGTCGCCAACTCCCTCCAGCACGGCACCCCACCGATGCGCCTGCGCCTGCGCCGCACCGACCGCCGCCTGATCATCGAGGTCACCGACGGCGACGACCACCTCCCCAGGCGCCGCCGCGCGGAACCGGGCGACGAATCGGGCCGGGGCATCGCCATCGTCGCCACGATCGCGTCGAGCTGGGGCTGCCGCCGGACACCGGGCGGCGGCAAGGCGGTCTGGTGCGAGTTCGCGCTACCGCGTACGCAGACGACGTAG
- a CDS encoding ABC transporter ATP-binding protein gives MLTAHELTKRYGDRTVVTDLSFTVRPGTVTGFLGPNGAGKSTTMRMILGLDAPTRGHATVSGRSHAAHPAPLTEVGALLEARSVHPGRTAYHHLRALAHTHGIPRARVEQVLGLTGLTDVAHRRVKGFSLGMGQRLGIAAALLGDPATLILDEPVNGLDPEGVLWIRNLLKSLAAEGRTVFVSSHLMSEMALTAEHLVIIGRGRLLADTTVTDFVRDSGAGTVKVVTPQASDLVPLLTAPGVDITTDTPGTLQVRGTDAEHIGRTAAAHGIPLYELTPNAASLEEAFMDLTRDAAEYTATLEGAAA, from the coding sequence ATGCTGACCGCACACGAACTCACCAAACGCTACGGCGACCGGACGGTCGTCACCGACCTGTCCTTCACCGTCCGCCCCGGCACCGTCACCGGCTTCCTCGGCCCGAACGGCGCCGGCAAGTCCACGACCATGCGGATGATCCTCGGCCTCGACGCCCCCACCCGCGGCCACGCCACCGTGAGCGGACGCTCCCACGCCGCCCACCCCGCACCCCTCACGGAGGTCGGCGCCCTGCTGGAGGCCCGCTCGGTCCACCCCGGCCGCACCGCCTACCACCACCTGCGCGCCCTCGCCCACACCCACGGCATCCCCCGGGCCCGGGTCGAACAGGTCCTCGGCCTCACCGGCCTGACCGACGTCGCCCACCGCCGCGTCAAGGGCTTCTCCCTCGGCATGGGCCAACGCCTCGGCATCGCCGCCGCCCTCCTCGGCGACCCGGCCACGCTCATCCTCGACGAGCCGGTCAACGGCCTCGATCCCGAGGGCGTGCTGTGGATCCGCAACCTCCTCAAGTCCCTCGCCGCCGAGGGCCGCACGGTCTTCGTCTCCTCCCACCTGATGAGCGAGATGGCCCTCACCGCCGAGCACCTGGTCATCATCGGCCGCGGCCGCCTCCTCGCCGACACCACCGTCACCGACTTCGTACGCGACTCCGGCGCGGGCACCGTCAAGGTCGTCACCCCGCAGGCCTCCGACCTCGTACCCCTCCTCACCGCACCCGGCGTCGACATCACCACCGACACCCCCGGCACCCTCCAGGTCCGCGGCACGGACGCCGAACACATCGGCCGCACGGCAGCCGCCCACGGCATCCCCCTCTACGAACTGACCCCCAACGCCGCCTCCCTGGAGGAGGCCTTCATGGACCTCACCCGGGACGCGGCGGAGTACACGGCGACCCTCGAAGGAGCGGCAGCATGA
- a CDS encoding GNAT family N-acetyltransferase produces MSYVIRSVRADEWVAAKELRLAALRDPVAHLAFLETYEEATARPDSFWQERTAGAAEGADAAQQIIAEGPDGRWVGTLTVLVEEPGTKDWAGFPVERKQGHLVGVFVRPEERGSGLTEVMFDAALEWAWGRGLERVRLIVHEDNGRAQRFYRRVGFVPSGLIVPLGDSGERELEFVLERSVVEVPFSDR; encoded by the coding sequence ATGAGCTATGTGATCCGGTCCGTCCGTGCTGATGAGTGGGTCGCGGCGAAGGAGCTGCGGCTCGCGGCGCTGCGGGATCCGGTGGCGCACCTCGCCTTTCTGGAGACGTACGAGGAGGCCACGGCCAGGCCGGACTCCTTCTGGCAGGAGCGGACGGCGGGGGCCGCCGAGGGGGCGGACGCGGCGCAGCAGATCATCGCCGAGGGGCCGGACGGGCGGTGGGTCGGGACGCTGACCGTGCTCGTGGAGGAGCCCGGGACGAAGGACTGGGCCGGGTTTCCGGTGGAGCGCAAGCAGGGGCATCTGGTCGGCGTGTTCGTACGGCCCGAGGAGCGCGGCAGCGGGCTGACCGAGGTGATGTTCGACGCGGCCCTGGAGTGGGCGTGGGGGCGGGGCTTGGAGCGGGTGCGGCTCATCGTGCACGAGGACAACGGGCGGGCGCAGCGGTTCTATCGCAGGGTGGGGTTCGTGCCGAGCGGGCTGATCGTGCCGCTCGGGGACTCCGGGGAGCGGGAGTTGGAGTTCGTGCTTGAGCGGAGCGTTGTGGAGGTGCCCTTCTCAGACCGGTAG
- a CDS encoding ABC transporter permease, which produces MTTASLPYRVTPARVLRSEWHKLWTLRSTWITLIATSALTAAMGAGLGAAYDGTGEGGMDTVVFILLGTQFAQINLGVLGILATAGEYSTGQIRATMTAVPRRLPVLWSKAAVLAAIAFPLTLLTNLLTFSLAQSFLTGTDQSAALGDPGVLRALAGNAAGLTLLAVLALGIGALVRSVPTAIGAFIGLIMIVPEVLAMLPYEIVDDAVRFFPGKALETLTTAQPLPGTASPGAALLAMILWTTATLTLAATVLRRRDV; this is translated from the coding sequence ATGACCACGGCGAGTCTCCCCTACCGCGTGACCCCGGCCCGCGTCCTGCGCTCCGAGTGGCACAAGCTCTGGACCCTGCGCTCCACCTGGATCACCCTCATCGCCACCAGCGCCCTCACCGCCGCCATGGGCGCGGGCCTGGGAGCCGCCTACGACGGCACCGGCGAGGGCGGGATGGACACGGTCGTCTTCATCCTGCTCGGCACCCAGTTCGCCCAGATCAACCTCGGCGTACTGGGCATCCTCGCCACGGCGGGCGAGTACTCCACGGGCCAGATCCGCGCCACGATGACCGCAGTCCCACGCCGCCTGCCAGTCCTCTGGTCCAAGGCAGCCGTCCTGGCCGCGATCGCCTTCCCCCTCACCCTGCTGACGAACCTCCTCACCTTCTCCCTCGCCCAGTCCTTCCTCACCGGCACCGACCAGTCCGCCGCCCTCGGCGACCCGGGCGTCCTGCGCGCCCTGGCCGGCAACGCGGCCGGCCTCACCCTGCTCGCCGTCCTCGCCCTCGGCATCGGCGCCCTGGTCCGCTCGGTCCCGACGGCCATCGGCGCCTTCATCGGCCTCATCATGATCGTCCCGGAGGTCCTGGCCATGCTCCCGTACGAGATCGTCGACGACGCCGTCCGCTTCTTCCCGGGCAAGGCCCTCGAAACCCTCACCACCGCCCAGCCCCTGCCCGGCACGGCCTCCCCGGGCGCCGCCCTGCTCGCCATGATCCTGTGGACGACGGCGACCCTCACGCTGGCCGCCACGGTCCTACGACGCCGAGACGTCTGA
- a CDS encoding sensor histidine kinase: MDPVTEHRAPEPLTEYAHRLTRRVRAFDRRHPLLWDLHIAGFWVTAALIDYIGGGWRHNAHDLDVPGWLLLTLSLGFSVPLLWRRTHPRAVLAAMALFALVNAWTGAALQAALLQLAVVYHIALRRALRNLWWATALVIAPVLVSVARHGEGTWDQQVGSQLMSTTVAALIGITVRTRRNYTEALEDRARRLETERDQQARLATAAERARIAREMHDIIGHNLSVITGLADGGRYAAAKSPERAAQALDAIATTSRQALTELRRLLDVMREEEQNGQADLTPQPGLTDLDQLLDGVRSAGLPVRTTTHGSPTLPPGRQLTVYRVIQEALTNTLKHAGADATAEIELSYEDKGAVTVTITDTGNDSRTDGPARGGRGLPGMRERTALYGGTLEAGPRPHPEQGWRVRLHLPEENPQ, from the coding sequence ATGGACCCCGTGACGGAACACCGGGCGCCGGAGCCCCTCACCGAGTACGCCCACCGCCTCACCCGCAGGGTGCGCGCCTTCGACCGACGCCATCCCCTGCTGTGGGACCTGCACATCGCCGGCTTCTGGGTGACAGCCGCCCTGATCGACTACATCGGCGGCGGCTGGCGCCACAACGCCCACGACCTCGACGTCCCGGGCTGGCTCCTCCTCACCCTGAGCCTCGGCTTCTCGGTCCCCCTCCTCTGGCGGCGCACCCACCCCAGGGCCGTCCTCGCCGCCATGGCCCTCTTCGCCCTCGTCAACGCCTGGACCGGCGCCGCCCTCCAGGCAGCCCTGCTCCAGCTCGCCGTCGTCTACCACATCGCCCTGCGCCGGGCCCTGCGCAACCTGTGGTGGGCGACGGCCCTGGTGATCGCCCCGGTCCTGGTGTCGGTCGCCCGCCACGGGGAGGGCACCTGGGACCAGCAGGTCGGTTCCCAACTGATGTCCACCACCGTGGCCGCCCTCATCGGCATCACGGTCCGCACCCGCCGCAACTACACCGAGGCCCTGGAGGACCGCGCCCGCCGCCTGGAGACCGAACGCGACCAGCAGGCCCGACTCGCAACCGCCGCCGAACGCGCCCGCATCGCCCGCGAGATGCACGACATCATCGGCCACAACCTCTCCGTCATCACCGGCCTCGCCGACGGCGGCCGATACGCGGCCGCCAAGTCCCCCGAACGCGCCGCCCAGGCCCTCGACGCCATCGCCACCACCAGCCGCCAGGCCCTCACCGAACTCCGCCGCCTCCTGGACGTCATGCGAGAGGAGGAACAGAACGGCCAGGCCGACCTGACCCCCCAACCCGGCCTCACCGACCTCGACCAGCTCCTCGACGGCGTCCGCTCCGCAGGCCTCCCCGTCCGCACCACCACCCACGGCAGCCCCACCCTCCCCCCAGGCCGCCAGCTGACCGTCTACCGCGTCATCCAGGAAGCCCTCACCAACACCCTCAAACACGCCGGCGCAGACGCCACCGCGGAGATAGAGCTGTCCTACGAGGACAAGGGAGCCGTGACAGTGACGATCACGGACACCGGCAACGACAGCCGAACCGACGGCCCGGCCCGAGGCGGTCGTGGACTACCCGGAATGCGCGAGCGAACCGCCCTCTACGGCGGCACACTTGAGGCCGGCCCCCGCCCGCACCCCGAGCAGGGCTGGCGCGTCCGCCTACACCTCCCGGAGGAAAACCCGCAGTGA
- a CDS encoding MFS transporter, which produces MGAAMRRIHVGNALSAFGLGFTVPYLYVYVAQVRGLGAMTAGLVLAVFAVAALVVLPFAGRAIVRRGPLPVLLAALVTAALGALSLGIASSAAAVLVSASLLGAGQAVMQPALATMIVDCSSAETRSRAFAMQFFLQNLGLGVGGLIGGHLVDTSSAASFTLLFAIEAAMFLLLVGVMATVRTPHAPRIEGAPVASGRGSWKQLLGNRAMVQLCVLGFVLFFACYGQFESGLSAYGVEAAGISTSALGTALAANTLVIVVAQFAVLRFVERRRRSRVIAAVGLIWAVAWAVAGYAGLGHGSQEMATAAFVSTYALFGLGEALLSPTVAPLVADLAPEGMAGQYNSAFALVKQLALAVGPAVGGPLGASLHAPYIVAFLLFSLGITFLAVRLGRQLTDVQDQPWLAKSRVVARGGAPVSADV; this is translated from the coding sequence ATGGGCGCAGCGATGCGCCGGATCCACGTGGGCAACGCACTCAGCGCGTTCGGGCTCGGCTTCACCGTCCCCTATCTGTACGTCTATGTGGCGCAGGTACGGGGACTGGGAGCCATGACGGCGGGTCTCGTACTCGCCGTCTTCGCTGTGGCGGCGCTGGTCGTGCTGCCGTTCGCCGGGCGGGCCATCGTCCGGCGTGGACCGTTGCCGGTGTTGCTCGCCGCCCTGGTCACCGCCGCCCTGGGAGCGCTGAGCCTGGGGATCGCGAGCAGTGCGGCTGCCGTGCTGGTGTCGGCTTCCCTGCTGGGGGCCGGGCAGGCCGTGATGCAGCCGGCGCTGGCGACGATGATCGTGGACTGCTCGTCGGCGGAGACCCGGTCGCGGGCGTTCGCCATGCAGTTCTTCCTGCAGAACCTCGGGCTCGGGGTGGGTGGCCTCATCGGGGGTCATCTCGTCGATACATCGAGCGCTGCCTCCTTCACGCTGCTCTTCGCCATCGAGGCGGCGATGTTCCTGCTGCTGGTCGGGGTGATGGCGACCGTGCGGACGCCGCACGCGCCGCGGATCGAGGGCGCGCCCGTGGCGTCGGGGCGGGGCAGCTGGAAGCAGTTGCTGGGCAACCGGGCCATGGTGCAGCTGTGCGTGCTGGGCTTCGTGCTGTTCTTCGCCTGCTACGGGCAGTTCGAGTCGGGGCTGAGTGCGTACGGGGTCGAGGCCGCCGGGATATCGACGTCGGCGCTGGGGACCGCGCTGGCGGCGAACACGCTGGTGATAGTCGTGGCGCAGTTCGCCGTGCTGCGGTTCGTGGAGCGGCGTCGGCGCTCGCGGGTGATCGCTGCTGTCGGGCTGATCTGGGCCGTGGCCTGGGCTGTCGCCGGGTACGCGGGGCTCGGGCACGGGAGCCAGGAGATGGCGACGGCAGCGTTCGTCTCGACGTACGCCTTGTTCGGGCTGGGTGAGGCGTTGCTGTCGCCGACGGTCGCCCCGCTGGTCGCCGATCTGGCGCCGGAGGGGATGGCCGGGCAGTACAACTCCGCGTTCGCTCTGGTCAAGCAGCTCGCGCTGGCCGTCGGGCCGGCGGTGGGCGGGCCGCTCGGGGCCTCGCTGCACGCGCCGTACATCGTGGCGTTCCTGCTGTTCTCGCTGGGGATCACCTTCCTGGCGGTGCGGCTGGGGCGGCAGCTCACGGATGTGCAGGATCAGCCGTGGCTCGCGAAGAGCCGGGTCGTGGCGCGGGGTGGGGCGCCCGTGTCCGCGGACGTCTGA
- a CDS encoding type IV secretory system conjugative DNA transfer family protein yields the protein MRPDDRRTQRDTQGGIPDGLLVGILAFLLGMTLLVWTATGLAALFAHGSWPSGVTFTRTPLAMRGLIAQPHDIPGAWPDTPPGELSGYGLFWGLFIGQLMVLVVLTVFVMGTVVRWRAGRARRRLERATAAERAGAAAYEPGPAPAHELPTPPLQGTPGTEQHGVPTTAQHGTTGTGQHDVAAPARHATPAPAQHDVPTPRRAAPEPTHVLEPTAPLAPTPAATPATPASLFSQERVGGWEKILVAPRETRQTTATQAVRDAEGPALVVTSNPTLWQETKDGRAKLGPTHLYDPTHLCDTPSRLHWSPTTGCEDRETATARATALLAPVRPTAKLDQAVSDTATTLLRSYLHAAAIDGRTIRHVHRWSQGTQIQDAVRILRTNPKAAPGSAGELEGALTAHPERRDMAQQLTTRALAALSTVNIREACTPNRTDALALDSFVHEGGTLYVVGESIEDPRTNPGAMPLLTALVSSVVERGRHMAERSSSGRLDPPFTLVLDDVAAVAPLPQLPELLATGADRGLPTLALLRSREQGRARWPHDELPV from the coding sequence GTGAGACCGGACGACCGCCGCACCCAGCGGGACACCCAGGGAGGCATCCCCGACGGCCTGCTGGTCGGCATACTCGCGTTCCTCCTCGGCATGACCCTGCTGGTGTGGACGGCCACCGGCCTCGCCGCCCTGTTCGCCCACGGCTCCTGGCCGTCCGGCGTCACCTTCACACGCACGCCCCTGGCCATGCGCGGCCTGATCGCCCAGCCCCACGACATCCCCGGCGCCTGGCCCGACACACCCCCCGGCGAACTCTCCGGCTACGGCCTGTTCTGGGGTCTGTTCATCGGCCAGCTGATGGTCCTGGTCGTCCTGACGGTGTTCGTGATGGGCACGGTGGTCCGCTGGAGGGCAGGCCGGGCACGACGCCGCCTGGAGAGGGCAACGGCAGCGGAACGGGCAGGGGCCGCGGCATACGAGCCCGGTCCCGCACCCGCGCACGAACTCCCGACACCCCCACTACAGGGCACACCGGGCACGGAGCAGCACGGCGTACCCACGACGGCCCAGCACGGCACAACGGGCACGGGGCAGCACGACGTAGCAGCACCGGCACGACACGCGACGCCGGCACCGGCACAGCACGACGTCCCCACCCCCCGCCGCGCCGCCCCCGAGCCCACGCACGTACTGGAGCCGACAGCGCCCCTGGCCCCCACCCCGGCGGCCACGCCCGCGACCCCGGCTTCCTTGTTCTCCCAGGAACGGGTGGGCGGGTGGGAAAAAATCCTCGTAGCCCCAAGGGAAACCCGCCAGACCACAGCAACCCAGGCGGTACGCGACGCGGAAGGCCCCGCACTCGTCGTCACGTCGAACCCCACCCTCTGGCAGGAAACCAAGGACGGCAGGGCCAAACTCGGCCCCACCCACCTCTACGACCCCACCCACCTCTGCGACACCCCGTCCCGCCTCCACTGGTCCCCCACCACCGGCTGCGAGGACAGAGAAACGGCAACAGCAAGAGCCACCGCCCTCCTCGCCCCCGTACGCCCCACCGCCAAACTCGACCAGGCGGTCAGCGACACAGCCACCACCCTCCTGCGGAGCTACCTGCACGCCGCCGCCATCGACGGCCGCACCATCCGCCACGTCCACCGCTGGTCCCAGGGCACCCAGATCCAGGACGCCGTACGCATCCTCCGTACCAACCCCAAGGCCGCCCCCGGCTCCGCGGGCGAACTCGAAGGCGCCCTCACCGCCCACCCCGAACGCCGGGACATGGCCCAGCAGCTGACGACCCGTGCCCTCGCGGCGCTCTCCACGGTCAACATCCGCGAGGCCTGCACTCCCAACCGAACTGATGCCCTCGCCCTGGATTCCTTCGTCCACGAAGGGGGCACGCTTTATGTGGTGGGTGAATCCATCGAGGACCCCAGGACGAACCCGGGCGCGATGCCCCTCCTGACGGCCCTCGTCTCCAGCGTGGTCGAGCGCGGCCGGCACATGGCCGAACGGTCATCCTCCGGTCGCCTCGACCCACCATTCACCCTCGTCCTGGACGACGTCGCCGCCGTGGCCCCGCTTCCCCAGCTCCCGGAGCTGCTGGCCACCGGAGCGGACCGGGGCCTGCCGACCCTGGCGCTGCTCCGGTCCCGCGAACAGGGCCGCGCCCGCTGGCCGCACGACGAACTACCGGTCTGA
- a CDS encoding response regulator, giving the protein MTTVLIADDQPLQRFGSRMLLESQDDMTVVGEAANGSEAVRMAAELHPDVVLMDIRMPGLDGIEATRRIASAGDRTRILIVTTFDLDEYAYAGLRAGASGFLVKDAQPEELLSGIRAVATGDAVVAPSLTRRLLDAYVHHLPTDPTAETSPQDDPRLATLTDREREILTVIGKGWTNTEIAARLHLAESTVKTHVGRILAKTGSRDRIQAVILAYDTKLVQPS; this is encoded by the coding sequence GTGACCACGGTCCTCATCGCCGACGACCAGCCCCTCCAGCGCTTCGGCTCCCGCATGCTCCTGGAGAGCCAGGACGACATGACGGTCGTGGGCGAGGCGGCGAACGGCAGCGAAGCTGTCCGCATGGCGGCGGAACTCCACCCCGACGTCGTCCTCATGGACATCCGCATGCCCGGCCTGGACGGCATCGAGGCGACCCGGCGCATCGCCTCCGCCGGCGACCGCACCCGCATCCTGATCGTCACCACCTTCGACCTGGACGAGTACGCCTACGCCGGCCTCCGCGCTGGCGCCTCCGGCTTCCTCGTCAAGGACGCCCAGCCCGAGGAACTCCTTTCCGGCATCCGCGCGGTGGCCACCGGCGACGCGGTCGTCGCCCCCAGCCTGACCCGTCGCCTCCTCGACGCCTACGTCCACCACCTGCCGACCGACCCGACCGCGGAAACCTCACCCCAGGACGACCCACGCCTCGCTACCCTCACCGACCGGGAACGCGAAATCCTCACGGTCATCGGCAAAGGCTGGACGAACACGGAGATAGCCGCGCGCCTCCACCTGGCCGAGTCGACGGTGAAGACCCACGTGGGCCGCATCCTCGCGAAGACCGGTTCCCGCGACCGCATTCAGGCGGTGATCCTGGCGTACGACACGAAGCTGGTACAGCCGTCGTAA